In the Deinococcus yavapaiensis KR-236 genome, one interval contains:
- a CDS encoding CoA-transferase has protein sequence MNKVFGSAFEALRDVVQHGQTIAVGGFGLCGIPEALILALRDSG, from the coding sequence GAACAAGGTTTTTGGGAGTGCGTTCGAAGCGCTAAGGGACGTGGTGCAACACGGCCAAACCATCGCCGTGGGCGGCTTCGGTTTGTGCGGCATCCCCGAAGCGCTCATTCTCGCCCTGCGCGACAGTGG